The Polynucleobacter sp. MWH-UH2A DNA segment TTCATCATCAACCCTGAAGGAGTAATCAAAACTGCTGAGATTCATTCCAATGAAATCGCTCGTGATGTTTCTGAAACATTGCGTAAGCTCAAAGCCGCTCAATACACAGCTGCTCACCCAGGTGAAGTATGCCCAGCCAAATGGAAAGAAGGCGCTGCTACTTTGACTCCATCTTTGGACCTCGTAGGCAAGATCTAATCGATCGCCCTTAACCAATCAGACTCTCTCCGGAGAGTCTATTGGAGAGGACAAGATCCTGCCCAATGGACTCACTGAAACCAGTACAAAGGATGTCATCATGTTAGATAACAACATCAAGACCCAATTAAAAGCGTATTTTGAAAAGATTGTTTCTCCAATCACACTAACTGCATCGTTAGACGATAGCCCTGCTTCTGCACAAATGCGCGAGCTACTCAATGAAGTAGCTGAGCAATCAGACAAAATTACTGTAGCAACTAACGGTAGCGATAAAAATGTGCCGAGCTTTACCGTTAGCAAAACCGGTGAAACAGCTCGCATTCGTTTTTCTGGTCTGCCAATGGGTCATGAAATGACTTCGTTCATTTTGGCAATCTTGCAAGCCAGCGGTTATCCACCAAAAGTGGAAGAAGATATATTGGCGCGTATTCGTAAATTGGATGGTAAGTTCCACTTCCAAACTTTCATCTCTTTGTCATGCCATAACTGCCCCGATGTAGTTCAAGCACTCAATTTGATGGCCGCGATCAATCCGAATATTGAACATGAAATGATTGATGGCGCTCTTTTCCAACCCTTGGTCGACCAATTTCAAATCATGGCGGTTCCAACCGTGATCTTGAATGGTGAAGTCTTTGGCCAGGGCCGCATGGGTGCAGAAGAAATCATTGCCAAACTCGACACCGGTAGCGCAGAAGAAGAAGCGGCGAAGCTCAATGCCAAGGGCGATTTTGATGTACTGGTGATTGGTGGTGGCCCTGCTGGTTCAGCTGCAGCAATTTACGCAGCTCGCAAAGGCATCCGCACCGGTGTTGTTGCTGAGCGCTTCGGCGGCCAAGTGATGGATACCTTAGGTATTGAGAACTTCATTTCTGTTTCTCATACAGAAGGCCCTAAATTAGTTCAGGCTCTTGAACAGCATGTCAAAGACTATGAAGTCGACATCATGAATTTGCAGCGTGCTAATGCATTGCGTAAAACCAACTCTGGCATTGAAGTAGAAATGGCGAATGGCGCAGTATTAAAAAGCAAATCCGTCATCATTGGCACCGGCGCACGCTGGAGAGAAATGAATGTTCCTGGCGAACAAGAGTATCGCAATAAAGGCGTTGCCTACTGCCCACATTGTGATGGTCCCTTGTTTAAAGGTAAGCGCGTTGCAGTAATCGGTGGGGGTAATTCTGGGGTTGAGGCAGCAATTGATTTGGCAGGCATTGTGAGCCATGTCACCTTGATTGAGTTTGATAGTCAATTGCGCGCTGATGCAGTATTACAGAAAAAGCTATTCAGCCTACCTAATGTGACCGTTATCAAGAGCGCGCTTACTAAAGAAGTCTTGGGTGATGGCAGCAAGGTTAATGGCCTGCGCTATCAAGATCGCAACAGTAATACCGAGCACACAGTTGAACTCGAAGGCATCTTTGTGCAAATCGGTTTGTTACCAAATACAGAATGGCTCAAAGGCACGATAGATCTATCCCCCCGCGGAGAGATTATGATAGATGCAAAAGGTGAAACCTCTGTTCCAGGCGTATTCGCAGCGGGCGATTGCACCACCGTTCCTTACAAGCAAATCATCATTGCCATGGGTGAAGGCGCAAAAGCTTCTCTGGGCGCATTTGATTACTTGATTCGCCACTCTGTTACCGAGGAAGAGCCGGCTGAGGTTGCTGCATAAGTAGCGTCAGCAGCAAAATAAAAACCCCAGAGTCATATCTGGGGTTTTATTTATAGAGCAGCCTTTAACTTAGTTAAGCTTATGCGGCTTGCCAAAACGAGGTGCATCGGGATAGACAGGAGTTGTGCTAACTGGGCCCATACCAATGATCTGAATTTCTGTAGGCCCTTTAATAGCACCGTCAAAGTGCACTACGCCAGCAGGGTGAAACATCATGCTTCCAGCCGGTAATCCTACTGTAGTGGATGGGTCCCAACTGGCATCCGTACCGGCCCACCAAGTTCCTTTAATGACCGTCACAAAACGATCTTGAGTATGAAAATGGGGTGCGCTCATGATGCCCTCTGGGAAAATATTGCGTACCACATACATTCCAGGCTTATTGGGATCACCAAATAAGACGGCAGTCTTTACACCTGCTGGCGCATCACCCCAAACTACTTGATCTGGCTTAACAACTACAAAGTCTTTTGCGCTGGCTTGTGCATAAACATGTAGAGATGCACATCCGAGAAATGCAAACAAAATAAAAGGTTTTATTGAAAATAATTTCTTCATCATCGTCTCCAAACTATTGTTATTGATTAAGATAAAAACCCAGTAGAAATCCAAGGCA contains these protein-coding regions:
- the ahpF gene encoding alkyl hydroperoxide reductase subunit F — protein: MLDNNIKTQLKAYFEKIVSPITLTASLDDSPASAQMRELLNEVAEQSDKITVATNGSDKNVPSFTVSKTGETARIRFSGLPMGHEMTSFILAILQASGYPPKVEEDILARIRKLDGKFHFQTFISLSCHNCPDVVQALNLMAAINPNIEHEMIDGALFQPLVDQFQIMAVPTVILNGEVFGQGRMGAEEIIAKLDTGSAEEEAAKLNAKGDFDVLVIGGGPAGSAAAIYAARKGIRTGVVAERFGGQVMDTLGIENFISVSHTEGPKLVQALEQHVKDYEVDIMNLQRANALRKTNSGIEVEMANGAVLKSKSVIIGTGARWREMNVPGEQEYRNKGVAYCPHCDGPLFKGKRVAVIGGGNSGVEAAIDLAGIVSHVTLIEFDSQLRADAVLQKKLFSLPNVTVIKSALTKEVLGDGSKVNGLRYQDRNSNTEHTVELEGIFVQIGLLPNTEWLKGTIDLSPRGEIMIDAKGETSVPGVFAAGDCTTVPYKQIIIAMGEGAKASLGAFDYLIRHSVTEEEPAEVAA
- a CDS encoding cupin domain-containing protein, with product MMKKLFSIKPFILFAFLGCASLHVYAQASAKDFVVVKPDQVVWGDAPAGVKTAVLFGDPNKPGMYVVRNIFPEGIMSAPHFHTQDRFVTVIKGTWWAGTDASWDPSTTVGLPAGSMMFHPAGVVHFDGAIKGPTEIQIIGMGPVSTTPVYPDAPRFGKPHKLN